The Candidatus Methylomirabilis lanthanidiphila genome contains a region encoding:
- a CDS encoding response regulator in two-component reguatory system, sigma54 dependent transcriptional regulator, translating to MNPSTLLIVDDERTLARSIKLFMAEQGYEAEVAENGDKALELLDRLRPDLVFLDVCLPGQSGMELLGRIKEFDRNIAVIMMTAYGSIEGAVEAVKLGAFDYIKKPVDLDELKLLADRACESARLRQELSYYRERDVRERPYMGIIGKCEAMREIVTRIRQIAALEDSPPILITGETGTGKGLVARTLHRHSRRASRAFIEINCTALPATLMEAELFGYERGAFTDAKESKMGLFEAADGGFLYLDEVGDTELSLQGKLLRAVEERVIRRIGGLRDRRVDVTIVAATHRDLETEVRAGRFRKDLYYRLAVITIDLPPLRERGEDILLLAAHFLETLNAKYGKAVRAIDDRAARTLIEYPWPGNIRELSHVIERAVLWSRGDRLSVDQLSLAPAPPSTPPAPMPTAGLAHGALPQEGIDLAAWERSLVEQALRDSGGNQTKAAKLLRLSRDTLRYRLKKFGLSRS from the coding sequence ATGAATCCCTCAACCCTGTTGATTGTAGACGACGAGCGCACCTTGGCCCGCTCGATCAAGCTGTTCATGGCCGAGCAGGGCTACGAGGCAGAAGTGGCCGAGAACGGGGACAAGGCACTGGAGCTGCTGGATCGCCTTCGCCCCGACCTGGTGTTCCTGGATGTCTGCCTGCCGGGCCAAAGCGGTATGGAGCTGCTGGGCAGGATCAAAGAGTTCGACCGCAATATTGCCGTCATTATGATGACCGCCTACGGCTCCATTGAAGGGGCGGTGGAGGCGGTCAAGCTGGGGGCGTTCGACTACATCAAGAAACCGGTCGATCTGGATGAGCTGAAGCTGCTGGCCGACCGGGCATGTGAGAGCGCGCGGTTGCGACAGGAGCTGTCCTATTACCGGGAGCGGGACGTCCGGGAGCGCCCCTATATGGGAATCATCGGCAAGTGCGAGGCGATGCGCGAGATCGTGACTCGAATCCGGCAGATCGCCGCGTTGGAGGACTCCCCCCCCATTCTGATCACAGGGGAAACGGGGACCGGAAAAGGGCTGGTCGCGCGTACCCTGCACCGCCACAGTCGGCGGGCGTCACGCGCCTTCATCGAAATCAACTGCACAGCGCTCCCGGCCACGCTGATGGAGGCGGAACTGTTCGGATACGAGCGCGGGGCGTTTACCGATGCGAAAGAGTCGAAGATGGGCCTGTTCGAGGCGGCTGATGGAGGCTTCCTCTACCTGGACGAGGTAGGCGACACCGAGCTGTCCCTTCAAGGCAAGCTGCTTCGCGCCGTCGAAGAGCGGGTCATCCGGCGTATCGGGGGGCTACGGGACCGGCGGGTTGATGTCACCATCGTGGCCGCCACCCATCGGGATCTCGAAACCGAGGTCAGGGCGGGCCGATTCAGAAAGGACCTCTACTATCGACTTGCCGTCATCACCATCGATCTGCCGCCGCTGCGCGAACGCGGCGAAGACATCCTGCTGCTTGCCGCCCACTTCCTGGAGACATTGAACGCCAAGTACGGGAAGGCAGTCCGCGCCATCGATGACCGAGCCGCCCGAACCCTTATTGAGTATCCGTGGCCAGGCAACATTCGGGAGCTGAGCCACGTCATCGAACGCGCGGTCTTGTGGAGCCGCGGAGATCGCCTGTCGGTCGATCAGCTCTCGTTAGCGCCTGCGCCACCGAGTACGCCGCCTGCCCCCATGCCGACTGCCGGCCTTGCGCATGGCGCGCTCCCGCAGGAGGGAATCGACCTGGCGGCGTGGGAGCGGTCGTTGGTGGAACAGGCGTTACGGGATAGCGGCGGCAATCAGACGAAGGCGGCCAAGCTGCTCCGCCTCAGTCGAGATACCCTGCGCTACCGGCTGAAGAAGTTCGGCCTATCCCGGTCCTGA
- a CDS encoding putative permease translates to MDTDVLVMGGLTILMAVFAFTKGKDLPLRGFQTGFGLLQEVWLPLLFGFCLAGLFEVLVPRELLVKWMGEESGVRGILIGWLVGLLMPGGPYVVFPLTASLLRDGIGVGPLLTFITAKLLLSPIRLFTWEVPFLGWAFVMARTVPSLLLPPIVGLIGQRLYALFPKL, encoded by the coding sequence ATGGATACCGACGTCCTTGTCATGGGGGGGCTCACCATCCTGATGGCGGTCTTCGCCTTTACGAAAGGGAAGGATCTGCCGTTACGTGGCTTTCAGACCGGGTTTGGGCTACTCCAGGAGGTCTGGCTGCCGCTGTTATTCGGCTTTTGCCTGGCCGGCCTCTTCGAGGTGCTTGTCCCCCGAGAGCTGCTTGTCAAATGGATGGGCGAGGAATCGGGCGTCCGGGGCATCCTGATCGGGTGGCTGGTGGGCTTGCTGATGCCCGGCGGACCATATGTCGTCTTCCCTTTGACCGCCTCACTGTTGAGAGATGGAATAGGGGTCGGACCGCTACTCACCTTCATCACCGCCAAGTTGCTCCTCTCGCCGATTCGATTGTTCACGTGGGAGGTCCCGTTCCTCGGCTGGGCCTTTGTCATGGCCAGGACGGTCCCAAGTCTGCTCCTGCCCCCGATCGTCGGCCTCATCGGCCAGCGTCTATACGCCCTGTTTCCAAAGTTGTAG
- a CDS encoding DNA methylase codes for MSTKGRRSTKAKQTRDAKDPQAYDHKKGEDKLLLRPDVGLQAQFRQKKPPKSYRYDPGLDPALSWDVSADRERAEALVARIEQAEDLTEAKLAAAELRQMSRPFLNWAGKAERGEFTVPTLPLFVHERLSTQAILQSVKSHKRDRQQTLALFADEELDVADRLLKAYTYQTDWVNRLLLGDSLVVMNSLLQYEGLGGQVQMLYMDPPYGVKFGSNFQPFIRRRDVRHGDDGDLTREPEMVQAYRDTWELGLHSYLTYLRDRLLLARELLNERGSIFVQISDENLHHVREVMDEVFGAENCIAVIAFKKTGFASDETLSTTHDFLLWYAKRSEDIKLRSVFGERELLPNELFFYDQIELPDGTRRPLSSDEKNLGPRIREIGRPYARNPMVSPGWQDSLSLPVEFEGRTFRPPPNRHWATTQEGIERLREARRLAIKGNTLRFIRYFDDFPLQPLGTVWNDTGVGGFVGDERLYVVQTDVRVIQRCLLMTTDPGDLVLDPTCGSGTTAYVAEQWGRRWITIDTSRVPLALARQRLLTATFPYYELRDPARGPGGGFVYKRKHNQKGEEVGGIVPHITLKSIAQNEPPQEEVLVDRPEVESSIVRVSGPFVVEATIPTAIELSPTGATNDNQASYEADPIGRMIEVLRRSPTLRLAGNQSVTLKHIRRPAKAMDLHAEAELVEPTLEDLAEEAATQKSLDMKRGKPVAFIFGPEHGPVTEQMVFAAAKEAHLKSYNRLFVVGFAIQPGASKLIQNCEQAVGLPATYVQATMDLVMNDLLKTTRASQIFSVTGAPDIRLIRLKRKNGNGPLYRVELLGLDVFDPVTMQNDHRKGDDVPAWLLDADYDDLVFHVTQAFFPRTSAWDHLKRALKGTYEDSVWEHLAGTVSEPFAAGEHKKIAVKVIDDRGNELMVVRWLADAESER; via the coding sequence ATGTCAACCAAAGGGCGAAGGTCAACGAAGGCAAAGCAGACGCGGGACGCGAAAGACCCGCAGGCCTACGACCATAAGAAGGGGGAGGACAAGCTCCTCCTGCGGCCGGATGTCGGGCTGCAGGCGCAGTTCAGGCAGAAAAAGCCGCCAAAGAGCTATCGCTACGATCCGGGCCTCGATCCGGCCCTCTCGTGGGATGTGAGCGCCGACCGCGAACGAGCCGAAGCCCTGGTCGCCAGGATCGAGCAGGCCGAGGACCTTACCGAGGCTAAGTTGGCAGCCGCCGAACTGCGGCAGATGTCGCGGCCCTTCCTGAACTGGGCGGGGAAGGCGGAGCGAGGCGAGTTCACAGTCCCCACCCTGCCGCTCTTCGTCCACGAGCGTCTCTCCACCCAGGCGATCCTGCAATCCGTCAAATCGCATAAACGCGACCGGCAGCAGACGCTTGCCCTCTTTGCCGACGAAGAGCTGGATGTCGCCGACCGGCTGCTCAAGGCCTACACGTACCAGACCGACTGGGTGAACCGCTTACTCCTGGGCGACAGCCTGGTGGTCATGAACAGCCTGTTGCAGTACGAAGGGCTGGGCGGCCAGGTCCAGATGCTTTACATGGACCCGCCTTACGGCGTCAAATTCGGCTCCAACTTTCAGCCGTTCATCCGGCGACGCGACGTCAGGCATGGCGACGACGGCGACCTGACCCGCGAGCCAGAAATGGTCCAGGCCTACCGCGACACCTGGGAGCTGGGACTGCACTCCTACCTCACGTATCTCCGCGACCGCCTGCTCCTGGCGAGGGAGCTACTGAACGAGAGAGGCAGCATCTTCGTCCAGATCAGCGACGAGAACCTCCATCATGTGCGCGAGGTCATGGACGAGGTGTTCGGAGCGGAGAATTGTATTGCCGTCATCGCATTCAAGAAAACTGGGTTTGCTAGTGACGAGACTCTTTCGACCACGCACGATTTCCTCCTCTGGTATGCAAAACGTTCTGAAGACATAAAATTGCGGTCTGTCTTCGGAGAGCGCGAATTGCTACCGAACGAACTTTTCTTCTATGACCAAATCGAGCTTCCGGACGGAACGCGGCGTCCACTCTCTTCTGATGAAAAGAACCTTGGGCCAAGGATTCGAGAGATTGGTCGACCATATGCTCGCAATCCTATGGTATCCCCGGGATGGCAGGATTCATTGAGCTTGCCGGTTGAGTTTGAAGGCCGGACCTTCCGTCCTCCACCAAATCGGCACTGGGCGACAACACAGGAAGGAATTGAAAGGCTTCGTGAAGCCCGGCGTCTCGCTATTAAGGGGAACACACTCCGTTTTATCCGTTACTTTGATGACTTCCCCCTTCAACCGTTAGGAACAGTATGGAACGATACTGGGGTTGGTGGGTTTGTTGGCGATGAACGCCTGTACGTTGTTCAAACCGATGTCCGAGTAATCCAACGCTGCCTTCTGATGACCACCGATCCGGGCGATCTCGTGCTCGATCCCACCTGCGGAAGCGGGACGACGGCGTACGTGGCGGAGCAGTGGGGGCGGCGGTGGATCACCATCGACACGAGCCGGGTGCCTCTCGCCCTGGCTCGCCAGCGGCTGCTGACGGCCACCTTCCCATACTATGAGCTGCGCGACCCGGCCCGGGGTCCTGGCGGTGGCTTCGTCTACAAGCGCAAGCACAATCAGAAGGGGGAAGAAGTGGGCGGCATCGTCCCGCACATCACGCTGAAGTCGATTGCCCAGAACGAGCCACCCCAGGAGGAGGTGCTGGTCGACCGTCCCGAGGTCGAATCGAGCATTGTCCGCGTCTCCGGCCCCTTCGTCGTTGAGGCCACGATTCCTACGGCCATTGAGCTTTCGCCGACAGGGGCCACCAACGACAATCAGGCGAGCTATGAGGCCGACCCCATCGGCCGGATGATCGAGGTCTTGAGGCGCTCGCCCACCCTTCGGCTTGCGGGCAATCAGAGCGTCACGCTCAAGCATATCCGGCGTCCGGCCAAGGCGATGGACCTGCACGCCGAGGCGGAGCTGGTCGAACCGACCCTCGAGGACCTGGCGGAGGAGGCCGCGACCCAGAAGTCTCTCGATATGAAGCGCGGCAAGCCGGTCGCCTTCATCTTCGGACCGGAGCACGGGCCGGTAACCGAGCAGATGGTGTTTGCCGCTGCGAAGGAAGCCCACCTGAAGAGCTACAATCGGCTCTTCGTGGTCGGTTTTGCCATTCAGCCGGGCGCCAGTAAGTTGATCCAGAATTGCGAGCAGGCGGTCGGCCTGCCGGCTACCTATGTCCAGGCCACGATGGACCTCGTGATGAACGACCTGCTCAAAACCACCCGCGCCAGTCAGATCTTCTCGGTGACGGGCGCCCCTGACATCAGGCTCATTCGGCTCAAGCGAAAGAACGGCAATGGCCCGCTCTATCGCGTGGAGTTGCTGGGTCTCGATGTCTTCGATCCGGTAACGATGCAGAACGACCATCGGAAAGGCGACGATGTCCCGGCCTGGTTGCTGGATGCCGACTATGATGACCTGGTTTTCCATGTGACCCAGGCGTTCTTCCCCCGGACCAGCGCCTGGGACCACCTGAAGCGCGCCCTCAAGGGGACCTACGAGGACTCGGTCTGGGAGCACTTGGCCGGGACCGTCAGCGAGCCGTTCGCCGCCGGCGAGCATAAGAAGATCGCCGTCAAGGTCATCGACGACCGCGGCAACGAATTGATGGTGGTCAGGTGGCTCGCCGACGCCGAATCCGAGCGGTAA